One genomic window of Onychomys torridus chromosome 19, mOncTor1.1, whole genome shotgun sequence includes the following:
- the LOC118570213 gene encoding mas-related G-protein coupled receptor member H-like — protein MEPLATTFWPLESAQHTGNKSLNETTSSPQQVPEYSYVSIFLVMCMLGLVGNGLLIWFLIFCVKRKPFTIYLLHLAIADFMNLLCSSIIQLVDIFHIHNVNLLTYAIFLMIFGYNTGLHLLTAISVERCLSVLYPIWYQCRRPKHQSSVACALLWALSVLVSGLESFFCILEVMPQFPECRYVYIFSCVLTFLIFVPLMVFSNLILFIQVCCNLKPRQPIKLYVIIMATVILFLVFAMPMKVSLIIGYYLDTTDESVWKSLPYLNMLSIINCGINPIVYFVVGSLRQRRSRKSLKEALQKIFEEKPVVDSRENVAQFSPPS, from the coding sequence ATGGAGCCATTGGCAACGACCTTTTGGCCTCTGGAATCCGCACAACACACCGGAAACAAATCTCTAAATGAAACCACCTCGTCTCCCCAGCAAGTGCCTGAGTATAGTTATGTTTCTATCTTCCTGGTGATGTGTATGCTGGGACTGGTTGGGAATGGACTTTTGATATGGTTCCTAATCTTCTGTGTCAAGAGGAAGCCATTCACCATCTACCTCCTACACCTCGCCATCGCCGACTTCATGAATCTCCTTTGTTCATCCATCATTCAACTAGTGGACATCTTCCACATCCATAATGTCAACTTGCTGACTTACGCCATCTTCCTCATGATCTTTGGCTACAACACGGGCCTGCACCTCCTCACAGCCATCAGCGTGGAACGGTGCCTCTCAGTACTTTACCCAATCTGGTACCAGTGCCGACGCCCAAAGCACCAGTCCTCTGTGGCCTGTGCACTGCTGTGGGCCCTGTCTGTTCTCGTGTCTGGGTTGGAGAGCTTCTTTTGCATTCTGGAAGTGATGCCCCAATTCCCAGAGTGCCGTTATGTGTACATATTTTCCTGTGTCTTGACATTCCTGATCTTTGTTCCTCTCATGGTCTTCTCCAATTTAATCCTCTTCATCCAGGTCTGCTGCAACCTGAAGCCAAGGCAACCAATCAAACTCTATGTGATCATCATGGCCACGGTCATCCTGTTTCTCGTCTTCGCCATGCCCATGAAAGTGTCGCTTATCATCGGCTACTATTTGGACACAACAGATGAGTCTGTGTGGAAATCCCTCCCTTACCTGAACATGCTGTCCATTATTAACTGCGGCATCAACCCAATTGTCTACTTTGTGGTAGGCAGCCTGAGGCAGAGGAGGAGTAGGAAGTCCCTAAAAGAAGCACTGCAGAAGATCTTTGAGGAAAAGCCAGTGGTGGACTCGAGGGAGAATGTTGCACAATTCTCTCCACCTTCGTGA